ttttatttggaaaTGACCACATTATTAAAGATGTTCGTATTTCTTATCGGTGCTTACTAGTAGTATCACCATTATTCAGTTTACAAGTCaccatatataattattaattaacaaaaagagaccccttttatgttttcttataaaaagcGTATAATTGATTTTGCACAATTTGCACTCGTACGTGGTGTGAGGCTGGGAGGCGCGAGCCATCACGGAGATCGCACTGGTAGGATCCACATGATCTAACGCTTTaggcttttttttcttcatttagcCCCTTAAAGGTTTACTTACACACGTCACTTTTGATACaccaaacaaagataaaacaaTTCATAAAGACACAACACAGTatacaactaaataaatactaaCATTATTATGTTTATGTGAAAGAATGGAGTACTTGTGTTGTTATTTCGAAGAATCAACATGGTGAGACGAGTCCGATAATCTAATGTGTTTTACCCATTTGTTTTAATGATCTCTAGTTGTAGATTCCGTGAGTCATAGTGGACGATCGGTTCAATTTTACACGGACTCAGCTTGAGAGTTGAGATGCTGGAGTTGACGTTAACTTATCTATTATTATATTGTcataaaaattacattttggTTTACTTGAGATGAGATGTAGTTTCcttgatttttccttttcttgcaTCTCTATTCATATTCTCTCTGTGAGACTCTTTCTTACAAGGAAGCTAACGGAGACCATATAATATTCCCAATTGCATgcatgattaaaaaataagtatgactttttcaatattttatttaattctaTATGGTTTTCTTAGATGATATTTTTAGACTGAAATCCAGGTTAGTCTTTTATCAATGTGAAGCGGTGATAATTTCACTTGTGATCTCTAGTACAGTAGAACTAATTGATATGATCAGTGTCATGACTATAATAACATTAAACTGTATTTACTAGATTGAAGGCTTTAAGCATAGAGTCtatatagtattaattagCAAATGTGATAAGGaacaaaacaatcatttaAATAAAGTAAACAGTTGGACATTTAATTTTACCATAGATAGATCGCCTGTCAAccattttattgtttaaaaacGATTCCCAATTGTCTTTGGTAAACTCTTGTTTAAGGGGAAGTAGAACAAGTGTTTGAACTTATTGAAAAGACATCGGAAGATGGAAGGTAAAAGCTGAGAAACTTAAAGATTGCTTGTCACAAAAGTAAGAGAATTGTACACCCTTGTCAACGACTTGGTCTTCTTCAATTGAATTCTATAAAAGGAGAAAACGTCCTCTCTTCTCACATTGTATTTTTGTATGGATAATAATTCTGTAATCGGATCGGAGGTGGATGCGGAGGCGGATGAGTCGTATGTCAACGCAGCTTTAGAAGATGGTCAGACCGGAAAAAAATCTGTCCAGCGGAATTATGCAACTGTTCTGACAGAGGAAGATATTCGAGCGCTTATGGAAATTGACGTTCAAAGTGTTTCAGATTTTACTTCCCTCTCCAAAGCTGAAGCCACACTTCTGCTTTCTCACTTAAGAtggtaaatgtttttttttcttttcttaagatttgaatttcttcttctacaagcAACCCcttttcttgatctctctgtttcttatattttatgtaCTTAGGAATGTTGATTGTATATGTAAACAATGGTCTGCTGGTGCTCAAAGTGTTAGAGACAGCGTCGGCTTATTGGAGCTTGATCCACCTTCTGATGACAACGAAGTAATTAACAACAATCTTTCAATCCAAATGTTTCTGTTAATtctactttctttctttttccaactCTAAGTTAATACAAGATCCCTTAATGTTCGGATAGTATTTTTGCGGAGCCTGTGGCGAATCACACCCACATAAGAACTTGGCATCGGTCTCTTGTGGTCATCGTATATGCACTCGCTGCTGGACAAGTATGCATTAATATCTCGTTTGAATAAAATGGTTTTTCTGATCACTCCTTCTTATTTAGATAAATGACATGTAATGTATAGGCcatatcaacaaaatcatcagTGAAAAGCCAGCTGCTGAATGGAATCTTTGGCTGAAATGTCCTGTTCGTGTTGGTCTCCACGCTTCTTGTCCAGCTTCTGTTGGTCTAGATACGATTGAGAGATTTGCTTCCAAGAGAGAGAAGTTCAATTACAATCAATATCTCCTTAGATCTTACGTTGACAACAGAGAAACAGTAATGACAAggaattaaagaaaacaacgTTAGATAGATCATAGAGATCACTTTGAACCATTTGTTGCCTAAAAGGTTTTatttagctttttctttttttgacattCATTAGATGAAATGGCATCCTATCCAGGGGTCTAGATGCGCCATTGATCTTAGTCCAGGTTCTGGAAATGCCAGTGTCTCCTGTCACCGTTTGGTTAGATTCTGTTGGaatgtgagttttttttagcttgaatccttttgttttgaaacCATTTTCTATTACTATATATTGAATCTTAGCTTCAGTGCAGAGAAGACGCTCACAGTCCTGTGGACTGTAAAACTGCTGCAAAATGGTTAGCAATACACGTTTCTGATATCCAAAACCCGGAACGTCGGTATATTTCCCATTTATGAAATGATTCAGTCTTTTTGGATTATGATTTTAGGCTACTAGAAAATGCGGTGCCTTGTCCCAAGTGTAAGCTAAGGATCCCACGAAATCAAGATAATTCACTGAAGATGAAATGCTTACCTTGTAACTATGTTTTCTGTTGGTAATATACTTGTTCTTCTAGCTACTATTAGCTCTTATGATCTTGTGGTTAATTAGTATGATCTTACTAGTATGCTCTTTCATGAAATGTCCTCTGCAGGTTCTGCCATGTCGACTGGATTGAAGACATGGAAGGAACTGGTGGTGATTTACACTTTTGTACCTTCGATGCTGTCTTGGTACTTTATCAGCTGATGATATTTATtgaaaagtttcttttttattgaTCTTTCATGTACCTTAATTTTCTGATGTTTTTGTAGAGTGATCAACGTGGGAAAATGTCAGAATCTGATTCAAATAGATACGAAGATTGTTATGAAAATTGGGACAGTAATGAATTGGTATATATGCATTTATTTATGAACTTCAAATCCATTATTTACCTATGAAAAATGCATTGAtttcttttgagtttgtttttggGCAGTTGATGCAAAAGGAACAAGCAAACCTGCCAAAACTAGATACTATTGTAAGATAAATCTATATTGTCTTTTGTTTCAATCTCTGTAGATTAAAGTtgaatcatcttttttttaataatctatTTTCCAGATTCAGGAACTAAGTAACACACAGTTAGAAAACGTATCGCAGCTTAAGTTCATCCTAGAAGCTGGACTTCAGGTTAGCAAAAGTCAAACTAGTGTGAGAAATATcttatgttttgagttttggtttcCGACATAACTTAGGTGATGACTGATGCATATATACATGATACAGATCATAGAATGTAGAAGGGTCCTGGAATGGACTTATGTTTATGGATATTACCTTAGAGAGGATGAGGTCGGGAAGCAAAATTTATTGAAGGATACGCAAGGTATGTAActtttgtatatgtatatgcatAAAACACAGAGAGGTTAATTTTAAGgtaacatatttttgttaatcagAGAGGTTGAAGAAGTTTGTGGAAAATCTCAAACACTGTTTGGAGACTAATCTGCAGCCGTTTCGTTACGAGGAGGAACCGTCAAAGGATTTCAATGCCTTCCGCATCAAGTTAACCGAACTAACTAGGTTTGATATTCCATTGTTTCTTGTAATTTTAACAAGATCCAAcaattaaaccctaaaaccaatcaacttttttatttatttatttctttctttcataataGCCTAACGCGGAACCACTATGAGAATGTGGTAAAAGATGTAGAGAATGGCTTAGCTAGTGTTGTCTCTGAGGGGGAAGCAAGTGGTTCAGGCCGTAATCAATAATCATGATGATTAAATCGAGTCTAATTGTTGAGTTCCAATTTACTACCGATAAATTGGTTTAATTGCAAATTGCAGTTTAGGCTGGAATattggatatatattaattttataaaaaaaaacgagaatgttctctttttttaatgtttgaaATTACTGTtgtaaaaatgtttgaattgactaattataaaagaaaatattgggTGTGAGTTATGTACTCTGTTTTCTAGGTTTcaaacattaatatattatacataatataagaaaagtaGATCATTTTTATAATCTTGCTAGGTTTGAGCCAAAAACGTTGTAATTCATgcataattaatatatatcaatgGTACACATTCGTTGCATTTAGATTGATTCTTGTTCCCTATATTATATGTTACTCGAAATTGTGAATTTGATAAGAATTTTGTGTTGCTCGTTTGTTTGTGTGATTCATCTACTTAGAAGTCTATTGAAGCTGATGGTGCCAATATGACATCGGTCCGGAATTGCAAACCCTATTAAATACTCAACTCGAGGAagtcttcatttttttgagATGTTTAATTTGGGGTTTACCATTCTTTCAACATTTTGACAAATCAAATCCGTCACATCTAAAACTATCTCATTAACTAGAAGATAAAACACCAAAATGCAACACGTAACTcttttaatcatttaaaaacaatatactATAGTTGAATTCTACATGAAATCATTTTCAGTTCAATTTTGGCTTCATGGTGCTTAAACATTGATTTTCCTAGATTTACTTTACGTTGAAgaactaattatttttgtttttaatatcaCGTGGGTGACTTCtcaaagaaaatgtcaaaaatctttgtaagaaataaacaaaatttctttttttaagaaaaatatcatagACTTTACTTTTATAGAATTTCCATTGTTCTTAAAATCGAttactttgttctttttttgggtccAAACTTTAAATTGATTACACTAATagtattaaacttttttttgttggttactaaaaatcaattgaaaCCGATAGTGGCAAAAGTCCATATATCTTTCTCTCATCTACTCGATTTCTGAATCGCGAACGCAGCGAGCGATCCGGaatcgagagagagagctaCCAATTTTTCCAACTTGTTCGGTTCCTTATAAAGCTGTTTACTTTCCCTTGCgaattctctctctctctactatAAAGCAAtacccttttctttcttttttggtaaccCCCAAACCCTACTTTGTCCAGCGAGAAAGGAAGAGGGGTTTCGTCTGATTCCGCTAAATCTCTAGTCTTTATCTAAAGATCATGGATTCCGATGATGATATGCACGATATGGACTCGGTAGATTATGATTATTACAGCGGCGGCACCTATGATGACAACGATAGTGATGAAACTGATTTCGGGTTTGGTGAGGCTGACACCGACGATGCCGCCATCATCGCCTCCTATCGCTCTAAGGTGGCTTCGATTTTAGTGTCTTGTTTTGGGCTGCTTTTGCAGAGATGGCGAATGTTGGAagctgttttttgtttgtttgtttggtttggttaataTGGCCTCTTTGTTCATTACTCTATCTGGTTGTTAAAGTTTGCAACTTTTTGCCGTTTTGAGCTTACTTTCTTAGTCTTTGGTAGGTTAGTTTTTCCATTCTGTTCCGGCTTTAATGGGGTATGCTGCTGAGctttaagaagtttttttttttttggtttaagacTTTTGCTTTATTCATGCAATGTCTAGCCTCAATAGTTCTCTCCCtgtttattggttttagttCATATCTGCTCTTATTTTACTTTGACCATATTGACTCAGTGTTGTTGTAATGATGTATGCTTCTAGAGTAATTATGTTGTTctcaaggaagaagatattCGCAGGCATCAGAACGATGATGTTGGGCGAGTTTCCGCGGTCCTCTCCATAACCGATGTCGAAGCAAGTACTTTGCTTCTTCACTATCACTGGTAAAATCCCTTTTACATTTACTGTgtgattttgttataaatctttctgtttcctttgttttcgATGATATATCCACGACATTGTTTATCCTCTAGTTGTTTCAAAACGACTTTTCTCTTCCATGGGATTGTTTTGATCTGCTACATTTAATGGACTCTATATTGATGTCCAAACTAGTGTCTTTCTCTAGTTTCCTAATGCTCCTGagaaatgtttctttttttaggaGTGTCAGTAAAGTTAATGATGAATGGTTTGCGGATGAGGAGAGAGTTCGCAGAACTGTTGGCATATTAGAGGGACCTGTTGTTACAACACCTGATGGCAGAGAAGTAATTCCTTTAATTCTCGACTCGGAAttgttttctataattctCGCTTGGTAAATCATGTTTCACTGACGCATGATTTGATGTTTAGTTTACATGTGGAATATGCTTTGATTCCTACACTCTTGAGGAAATTGTATCGGTTTCTTGTGGTCATCCTTTCTGCGCTACATGTTGGACAGGTATGTTTTTTCCCTCCATTATCGTTAGATGCTTACATCTGTAGCTTCTTCAGAAACAGCGATTGTTGATTTATTACTTTCCTTGGATTTATCTGAGTGTTTATTTAGTTAGCATTTCGGTTTAcacattttaaaagatatttgcCTATGAATTTAATTGTTAAGCTTTAGTTTCCTTCATGTCTGGAATGCGTAGATCTAAGTTTTATATACTGTTTTTCCTACTAAAACATCTCTTTTCTGATACCTTTCGTTTTATACTGTGCACTTTTGTAGGTTATATAAGCACAACCATCAATGATGGCCCAGGCTGTTTGATGCTAAAATGTCCCGACCCTTCTTGTCCTGCTGCTATTGGTCGAGATATGATCGATAAGTTGGCTTCTAAGGAAGACAAGGAGAAGTAttatagatattttcttaGATCTTATGTCGAAGTCAACAGAGAGGTAAGCTTccaagataatatatattcagaCTGCATATCTTCATGCAAGAAGCATAAACTACTTGATGCTCTTGCGAGTTCTTTCGATCCGTCTATatagtttaaactttaaaattcaGTTTATCCGCGTGTCCTCCCTATGATGCTTTAATTGACTCCAATTTCCAGGAAGCTTTTACTTCTCTATACTGGCTATTACAATTTTTAGCATATACTAGTATTGGTCGAAGATTTTCTCTGTCTCCAGATTTACCTaatttttcctcttcttaATCTTGTATGGAATGGCGTCcagcttttcttcttgaattacATCACAATAATCCCAACGTATTTCAATGCATTTGCTTTGAGCAAAGTACTACTTTGTCATCAGTTTTTGTGTCTTTGTGTGTCTAGTTTGAAATATTGCtcgtatttgttttttctgtttcagaTGAAGTGGTGTCCTGCCCCAGGATGTGAACATGCAATTGATTTTGCTGGTGGGACCGAAAGTTATGATGTTTCGTGCTTGTGTTCGCATAGCTTTTGCTGGAATGTAAGTTCTTCAAATCAGAGACCAttaatctacttttttttttttttttttttttttttttgtgtttgaacCACAATTGTTTTGACTATTTGGTCATTTTGGAACTGtgataaatttgaaattcCAGTGCACTGAAGAGGCTCACCGTCCTGTGGATTGTGACACAGTTGGAAAATGGATACTAAAGAACAGCGCTGAATCTGAAAATATGAATTGGTATATGCTCCTTTTATTCGTATTCATGCTCCCTAATCTTCTGGTTAAGTGGTTATTACTACCATATATCACACtgaacaaatatatttaattacttCTGTAACTTAGTCATTTTTCATGcattttccattttattatattacttGCTAATCTTATTTTTCCTCCTCATACCCAGGATACTTGCCAATTCAAAGCCTTGTCCAAAGTGTAAGCGGCCAATTGAAAAGAATCATGGCTGTATGCACATGACATGCACACCACCTTGtaaatttgagttttgttgGTAATGCTTTCTCCACATCTCTGGAAGTATCTTAGTTTGGTTGTTACTCTTTCCCTGCAATGCTGGGTTGCAATTACTGTCTGATATCTTAGGATTTAATCTTGTGATAGAAATGCAAGATGTGCTCATGAACGTATCTTCGTTTGAATCTTTAGGCTTTGCCTTAACGCATGGACAGAACACGGGGAAAGAACTGGTGGATTTTATGCCTGCAACCGGTATGAGGCGGCTAAGCAAGAAGGGTTGGTAAGACCTCTTGTACTTATTTGATCATTTGTGGTGAAATTTTCTGCAATCACTTGAGCTAATGGTATTGTTTGATTGATATCAATTAAATTTCTCCTGTTTTAGTATGATGAGGCTGAAAGGAGGCGAGAGATGGCAAAAAATTCGCTAGAGAGATACACTCATTACTATGAACGCTGGGCAAGCAATCAAGTGGTATGGacaatttatatttgatttcttatgctttttgtgattttccatcatatatatttactttttaaagtgaTTTGGCAGTCGAGGCAAAAAGCTATGGGGGATCTGCAGAAAATGCAATCAGAGAAGGTAAGAGttattaatcttatttttgaattttatttcctTCATCTTTTATCTACCAAATGATAGttaattcttcttttggaGTGGAGAATGATGTGAGCTAGCAGCTATTCCCATTGCTTGTATTT
This sequence is a window from Arabidopsis thaliana chromosome 1 sequence. Protein-coding genes within it:
- the ARI5 gene encoding RING/U-box superfamily protein (ARIADNE 5 (ARI5); FUNCTIONS IN: zinc ion binding; EXPRESSED IN: 23 plant structures; EXPRESSED DURING: 15 growth stages; CONTAINS InterPro DOMAIN/s: Zinc finger, C6HC-type (InterPro:IPR002867), Zinc finger, RING-type (InterPro:IPR001841); BEST Arabidopsis thaliana protein match is: IBR domain-containing protein (TAIR:AT2G31510.1).), coding for MDSDDDMHDMDSVDYDYYSGGTYDDNDSDETDFGFGEADTDDAAIIASYRSKVASILVSCFGLLLQRWRMLEAVFCLFVCFFFFGLRLLLYSCNSNYVVLKEEDIRRHQNDDVGRVSAVLSITDVEASTLLLHYHWSVSKVNDEWFADEERVRRTVGILEGPVVTTPDGREFTCGICFDSYTLEEIVSVSCGHPFCATCWTGYISTTINDGPGCLMLKCPDPSCPAAIGRDMIDKLASKEDKEKYYRYFLRSYVEVNREMKWCPAPGCEHAIDFAGGTESYDVSCLCSHSFCWNCTEEAHRPVDCDTVGKWILKNSAESENMNWILANSKPCPKCKRPIEKNHGCMHMTCTPPCKFEFCWLCLNAWTEHGERTGGFYACNRYEAAKQEGLYDEAERRREMAKNSLERYTHYYERWASNQVSRQKAMGDLQKMQSEKLGKLSDIQCTPESQLKFIAEAWLQIIECRRVLKWTYAYGYYLQDHAKKPFFEYLQGEAESGLERLHKCVEKDIEVFELAEGPSEEFNHFRTKLTGLTSITKTFFENLVKALENGLADVDSQAASSKPANSKPSSKTKGGGKGKGSSKNGGSSRNPDGN
- the ARI5 gene encoding RING/U-box superfamily protein (ARIADNE 5 (ARI5); FUNCTIONS IN: zinc ion binding, nucleic acid binding; EXPRESSED IN: 24 plant structures; EXPRESSED DURING: 15 growth stages; CONTAINS InterPro DOMAIN/s: Zinc finger, C6HC-type (InterPro:IPR002867), Zinc finger, RING-type (InterPro:IPR001841), Zinc finger, CCHC-type (InterPro:IPR001878); BEST Arabidopsis thaliana protein match is: IBR domain-containing protein (TAIR:AT2G31510.1); Has 3031 Blast hits to 3006 proteins in 232 species: Archae - 0; Bacteria - 0; Metazoa - 1283; Fungi - 592; Plants - 643; Viruses - 7; Other Eukaryotes - 506 (source: NCBI BLink).); translated protein: MDSDDDMHDMDSVDYDYYSGGTYDDNDSDETDFGFGEADTDDAAIIASYRSKSNYVVLKEEDIRRHQNDDVGRVSAVLSITDVEASTLLLHYHWSVSKVNDEWFADEERVRRTVGILEGPVVTTPDGREFTCGICFDSYTLEEIVSVSCGHPFCATCWTGYISTTINDGPGCLMLKCPDPSCPAAIGRDMIDKLASKEDKEKYYRYFLRSYVEVNREMKWCPAPGCEHAIDFAGGTESYDVSCLCSHSFCWNCTEEAHRPVDCDTVGKWILKNSAESENMNWILANSKPCPKCKRPIEKNHGCMHMTCTPPCKFEFCWLCLNAWTEHGERTGGFYACNRYEAAKQEGLYDEAERRREMAKNSLERYTHYYERWASNQVSRQKAMGDLQKMQSEKLGKLSDIQCTPESQLKFIAEAWLQIIECRRVLKWTYAYGYYLQDHAKKPFFEYLQGEAESGLERLHKCVEKDIEVFELAEGPSEEFNHFRTKLTGLTSITKTFFENLVKALENGLADVDSQAASSKPANSKPSSKTKGGGKGKGSSKNGGSSRNPDGN
- the ARI12 gene encoding RING/U-box superfamily protein, encoding MDNNSVIGSEVDAEADESYVNAALEDGQTGKKSVQRNYATVLTEEDIRALMEIDVQSVSDFTSLSKAEATLLLSHLRWNVDCICKQWSAGAQSVRDSVGLLELDPPSDDNEYFCGACGESHPHKNLASVSCGHRICTRCWTSHINKIISEKPAAEWNLWLKCPVRVGLHASCPASVGLDTIERFASKREKFNYNQYLLRSYVDNRETMKWHPIQGSRCAIDLSPGSGNASVSCHRLVRFCWNCREDAHSPVDCKTAAKWLLENAVPCPKCKLRIPRNQDNSLKMKCLPCNYVFCWFCHVDWIEDMEGTGGDLHFCTFDAVLSDQRGKMSESDSNRYEDCYENWDSNELLMQKEQANLPKLDTIIQELSNTQLENVSQLKFILEAGLQIIECRRVLEWTYVYGYYLREDEVGKQNLLKDTQERLKKFVENLKHCLETNLQPFRYEEEPSKDFNAFRIKLTELTRFDIPLFLVILTRSNN
- the ARI12 gene encoding RING/U-box superfamily protein (ARIADNE 12 (ARI12); FUNCTIONS IN: zinc ion binding, nucleic acid binding; INVOLVED IN: biological_process unknown; EXPRESSED IN: stem, root; CONTAINS InterPro DOMAIN/s: Zinc finger, RING-type (InterPro:IPR001841), Zinc finger, C6HC-type (InterPro:IPR002867), Zinc finger, CCHC-type (InterPro:IPR001878); BEST Arabidopsis thaliana protein match is: IBR domain-containing protein (TAIR:AT2G31510.1); Has 1339 Blast hits to 1333 proteins in 206 species: Archae - 0; Bacteria - 0; Metazoa - 646; Fungi - 141; Plants - 293; Viruses - 0; Other Eukaryotes - 259 (source: NCBI BLink).); translated protein: MDNNSVIGSEVDAEADESYVNAALEDGQTGKKSVQRNYATVLTEEDIRALMEIDVQSVSDFTSLSKAEATLLLSHLRWNVDCICKQWSAGAQSVRDSVGLLELDPPSDDNEYFCGACGESHPHKNLASVSCGHRICTRCWTSHINKIISEKPAAEWNLWLKCPVRVGLHASCPASVGLDTIERFASKREKFNYNQYLLRSYVDNRETGSRCAIDLSPGSGNASVSCHRLVRFCWNCREDAHSPVDCKTAAKWLLENAVPCPKCKLRIPRNQDNSLKMKCLPCNYVFCWFCHVDWIEDMEGTGGDLHFCTFDAVLSDQRGKMSESDSNRYEDCYENWDSNELLMQKEQANLPKLDTIIQELSNTQLENVSQLKFILEAGLQIIECRRVLEWTYVYGYYLREDEVGKQNLLKDTQERLKKFVENLKHCLETNLQPFRYEEEPSKDFNAFRIKLTELTSLTRNHYENVVKDVENGLASVVSEGEASGSGRNQ
- the ARI12 gene encoding RING/U-box superfamily protein (ARIADNE 12 (ARI12); FUNCTIONS IN: zinc ion binding; INVOLVED IN: biological_process unknown; EXPRESSED IN: stem, root; CONTAINS InterPro DOMAIN/s: Zinc finger, C6HC-type (InterPro:IPR002867); BEST Arabidopsis thaliana protein match is: IBR domain-containing protein (TAIR:AT2G31510.1).), producing MDNNSVIGSEVDAEADESYVNAALEDGQTGKKSVQRNYATVLTEEDIRALMEIDVQSVSDFTSLSKAEATLLLSHLRWNVDCICKQWSAGAQSVRDSVGLLELDPPSDDNEYFCGACGESHPHKNLASVSCGHRICTRCWTSHINKIISEKPAAEWNLWLKCPVRVGLHASCPASVGLDTIERFASKREKFNYNQYLLRSYVDNRETMKWHPIQGSRCAIDLSPGSGNASVSCHRLVRFCWNCREDAHSPVDCKTAAKWLLENAVPCPKCKLRIPRNQDNSLKMKCLPCNYVFCWFCHVDWIEDMEGTGGDLHFCTFDAVLSDQRGKMSESDSNRYEDCYENWDSNELLMQKEQANLPKLDTIIQELSNTQLENVSQLKFILEAGLQIIECRRVLEWTYVYGYYLREDEVGKQNLLKDTQERLKKFVENLKHCLETNLQPFRYEEEPSKDFNAFRIKLTELTSLTRNHYENVVKDVENGLASVVSEGEASGSGRNQ